The Polyangia bacterium genome includes the window CGACCGGTGCCAGGCCACCGCGGATCGCCAACGCGCTGGCCAGCGCCGCCAGGGCGAGGACCACAAAACCCGACGCCCCAAGGAGTAGACGCAAGGTCGCCAGGGTCGCATCCACTTCGTCGGTCGCGCGCGCCACGGCAACCCTGACCCGCCGACCAGAGGGCTTGGGAGGCCCGTCCTCGTCGTGTCTCGATGCGAGCGACGCCACGAGGCGGTGCCCCTTCCTCCCATCCGGAAGCTTCAGCTCGGCAACGCCCGTATCAGAACGCGACGAAGCTCCCAGAAGATCCCCGGTACCGAGCGACGAAGAGCGTGCGAGGACTCTGCCATCGTCCATCCAGACCTCGAAGTAGGCGGCGCCGTGCTGCCGGTCGAACTCCTCGATGGCTCCGGGTTCGAACTCCCAAGGTCCACTCGCCCGTTCCTCGACCATGTTCGCCACTGCGCGCGCGTCTTGTGCGAGGCGCTCGTCGAACTGCCGCCACAGCGCTCGACCAAACGCCGCGTACACGACCAGCGAGAACAGGCAGAGCGCGACGCCGACCACGCCGAGGACGGCGACCGTGAGGCGAAGCCGGAGCGAGGGCGCGGGCCTGGTCACTCGCTCTCTCCGAGCACGTACCCTTGTCCGCGCCGGGTGTGGATGAGCTTGGGTCCCTCGCCCTGCTCGATCTTCTTGCGCAGGTAGCCGATATAGACGTCGACCACATTGCTAGAGGGTTCGGAGGCGAAGTCATAGACGTGGTCCCAGATTTCGGCCCGGCTGGCGACCTGTCCCCGCCGCGCGGCGAGGTACTCGAGGAGCGCATACTCCCGGGCGGATAGAACGATCGGCGCCCCTTCGCGCCGGACGGTGCGTGCCGATTGGTCGATCTCGAGGTTGCCGACGCGGATCGTGCTGTCGGAAGACTGGTAGCGACGACGAATGATGGCGCGGACTCGAGCGAGGAGCTCCTGGAACGCGAAGGGCTTCGCCAGATAGTCATCGGCGCCGAGGTCGAGGCCCTTGACCCGGTCATCGATCGCATCGCGAGCGGTCAAGATCAGCACCGGAATGGCGTTCTTCCTCGTGCGGAGCCGCTTGAGAACAATCAGCCCGTCCACCTTCGGAAGCATGAGGTCGAGAATGACGGCGTCGTAGCCCTGGGCCTCGGCACATTCGAGGCCCATCTCCCCGTCCGTGGCGGTGTCGACCGCGTACCCTGCCTCCCGCAAGCCCTGGCTGACAGACTTGACCAGCGGCAGGTAGTCCTCGATCAGAAGGACGCGCATCGTTCGTCCAACGCCGCCCGGCACACGTCATTTCGCGCTCGCGCCATCGCGTTCGAGGGTATGCCGGGCGCTCCAGGCCGGCAACCGGCGGCCTCTCATCGTGTTCTCACGTTCGCCTGCCATCAAAGAGCATCTGGGCGCCACCCGCCGAAAGGAGACCTTGAGATGAGCAGGAAATCGTTCGTTACCATCGCCCTCGGAGTGGCGATTGCCTCGTCCGCGTTCGCCGGAGAGGCGCCCACCTATGAGCTCCTCGTGCAGAGGGACAAGAAGTACGAGCTCGTGTTCTCGTCGACGGGCCAGCTCACAAAGGAGGAGGCGAAGCACGGGAAAGACGAGGACTGAAGGTGCGTTGCTGGTCGCGGCTCTTCGCCGCCGCGGCGCAGGCAGCGGTCGCCGCGGCGCTCTTTGCGCCCCGCATGTCGTGGGCTCGCGACATCTCGTTCGCCCAGGCGCGAGCGGCCGCGGAGCGAGCGGCTCCAGACATCCAGCTTGCCGAGCGTCGCGTCGACGTCTCGACCGCGGACGTGCAGGTCGCGGGCGCCCTCGCCAACCCGACCCTCACCGTGTCGACCGCTCACCAGACCGCGCGACTTGGAACGTCCATCGGTTTGCCGCTGCCACTCTTCGGTCAGCGTGGGACGGCGATGAGAGCCGCACGCGGGGATGCGGACGCCGCTGTCCTCGACGTCGAGGTCGTCCGCCGAGAGGTGCGATGGCGAGCGACGGTCGCCTGGGTCGATCTGTGGCAGGCCCAAGAGCGCGCCCGCCTGCTCGAACTCGCCGCGAAGGACGCCGACCGGCTGTTCCAGATCGCGAGCGAGAAGTTCGACGCGGGCACGGGGCCGCGCCTCGATGTCATTCGTACGAAGGCCGATTGGGCGCGAGCCGCCTCGGAGGCTGAAGCGGGGCTTCACCTGGCAGGGGCGGCCGCCGCGCGTCTCGCGCCCTGGATCGGCGCACCTCCCGACGAGACAATCACGGCGACCGGCCTCCCAAGCTATCCGGACGCTCTATTAGCCTTCACCGCTCCCAACCTCGAGGATCGACTCTCCGACCACCCGACGTTGCATCGAG containing:
- a CDS encoding response regulator transcription factor; the encoded protein is MRVLLIEDYLPLVKSVSQGLREAGYAVDTATDGEMGLECAEAQGYDAVILDLMLPKVDGLIVLKRLRTRKNAIPVLILTARDAIDDRVKGLDLGADDYLAKPFAFQELLARVRAIIRRRYQSSDSTIRVGNLEIDQSARTVRREGAPIVLSAREYALLEYLAARRGQVASRAEIWDHVYDFASEPSSNVVDVYIGYLRKKIEQGEGPKLIHTRRGQGYVLGESE
- a CDS encoding TolC family protein, which produces MRCWSRLFAAAAQAAVAAALFAPRMSWARDISFAQARAAAERAAPDIQLAERRVDVSTADVQVAGALANPTLTVSTAHQTARLGTSIGLPLPLFGQRGTAMRAARGDADAAVLDVEVVRREVRWRATVAWVDLWQAQERARLLELAAKDADRLFQIASEKFDAGTGPRLDVIRTKADWARAASEAEAGLHLAGAAAARLAPWIGAPPDETITATGLPSYPDALLAFTAPNLEDRLSDHPTLHRDKALVTAATLHIQNEERLRWPTVTPQFTVNQFDPTLPGPDFIVGLSFDLPVLSLRGGAIARAQAQRALAEMTVTADERRLRAELLDAYRRTEGARVRLRALREQVLPSMKEARDMTEEGYRSGRVDLLRLLDAQRALLDSRLAEAEAAASWSRAVADLENATGSTFTEGGTHAP